One genomic window of Solanum dulcamara chromosome 10, daSolDulc1.2, whole genome shotgun sequence includes the following:
- the LOC129870102 gene encoding tricalbin-3: MVFVSVSAITPDFPHVFWVYPSPCPCKSNGNSLVTTKRRKGKRGLRKLGLDLDSSWRYRIREKWVIGACVNGGDHHSFDMEITNSARRGARNIVIKRFADELDAYGRVSEELEASSRSSNNFASFQEDPFVDKLRTQLGVMHPLPSPPINRNIFGLFALFFFVGVVFDKVWTSRKSNSKPNNGGKSGIWSQVPANLSSLLEKDLQRKESVEWVNMVLGKLWKVYRPGIENWIIGLLQPVIDNLKKPDYVQRVEIKQFSLGDEPLSVRSVERKTSRRVNDLQYQIGLRYTGGARMLLMLSLKFGVIPIAVPVGVRNFDIDGELWVKLRLIQTEPWIGAVSWAFVSLPKIKLDLSPFRLFNLMAIPVLSMFLKKLLTEDLPRLFVRPKKIVLDFQKGKTVGPIPSDLKSGQSEQPKAGEMQEGNKDFAGELSVTLVDARKLSYIIYGKTDPYVNLRLGDQVIRSKRNSQTTVIGPPGEPIWNQDFHMFVKNPREQKLYIETKDSFGFTDLTIGAGEVDLVSLEDTVPTDKIVVLRGWGLLGPRPVGEILLRLTYKAYVEDEEDERIEAKSKFLDASDDELSDDFDERETAVYEQRGKSVSSGTDKESFMDLLAALLVSEEFQGIVASETGNTKSVDDFKTRVSTSRQRTPARSVQQTSDTLPENFGESALFWLAIITSISVLIALNVSGSSIFNP; this comes from the exons ATGGTTTTTGTATCAGTTTCTGCTATTACACCTGATTTCCCTCACGTATTTTGGGTATACCCATCTCCTTGTCCATGTAAAAGTAATGGCAATTCGTTGGTGACGACGAAGAGGAGGAAGGGGAAAAGGGGTTTGAGGAAATTGGGTTTGGATTTGGATTCGAGTTGGAGGTACAGGATTCGTGAGAAATGGGTGATTGGGGCTTGTGTGAATGGTGGAGACCACCATAGTTTTGATATGGAGATTACGAATAGTGCTAGAAGAGGAGCTAGAAATATTGTAATTAAGAGATTTGCTGATGAATTGGATGCTTATGGAAGAGTTTCTGAGGAATTAGAAGCTTCTAGTCGTTCtagtaacaattttgctagttttcaaGAAGACCCTTTTGTAGATAAGCTAAGGACTCAATTGGGGGTGATGCATCCTTTACCTTCTCCTCCAATAAATCGAAATATTTTCGGTCTTTTTGCATTATTTTTCTTCGTTGGTGTTGTTTTTGATAAGGTATGGACATCTAGAAAGAGTAATTCTAAGCCAAACAATGGAGGAAAGTCCGGGATATGGTCGCAGGTCCCAGCAAACCTTTCTTcattgttggagaaggatttgcaAAGGAAAGAGTCAGTGGAGTGGGTAAACATGGTGTTAGGGAAGTTGTGGAAGGTCTATAGACCTGGGATTGAGAATTGGATCATTGGTTTGCTTCAGCCTGTCATTGATAATCTCAAAAAGCCTGATTATGTGCAGAGAGTTGAGATAAAGCAATTCTCATTGGGGGATGAGCCTCTCTCTGTTAGGAGCGTGGAGCGGAAAACTTCTCGTCGAGTCAATGATTTGCA GTATCAGATAGGCCTCCGATACACTGGTGGTGCTCGCATGCTGTTAATGCTGTCACTAAAATTTGGAGTTATCCCCATTGCTGTGCCAGTCGGAGTACGGAACTTTGACATTGATGGTGAACTCTGGGTCAAGTTACGATTAATACAAACAGAGCCTTGGATTGGAGCTGTTTCTTGGGCTTTTGTTTCCCTTCCAAAGATAAAGCTTGACTTGTCACCATTCCGTTTGTTCAACCTAATGG CAATTCCTGTTCTATCAAT GTTTTTGAAGAAACTTCTTACTGAGGATTTACCTCGTCTCTTTGTCCGTCCGAAAAAAATTGTGTTGGATTTTCAGAAAGGGAAAACAGTTGGCCCTATTCCAAGTGATCTTAAGTCTGGTCAAAGTGAACAACCTAAGGCTGGAGAAATGCAAGAAGGAAATAAGGACTTCGCTGGAGAACTATCAGTGACTCTTGTTGATGCAAGGAAACTCTCTTATATCATCTACG GCAAAACTGATCCATATGTTAATCTAAGACTTGGAGATCAAGTAATACGCAGCAAAAGAAACAGTCAAACTACTGTTATTGGACCTCCTGGAGAGCCTATATGGAATCAG GATTTTCACATGTTTGTCAAAAATCCCAGGGAACAAAAGCTATATATAGAAACAAAGGATTCCTTTGGTTTTACAGATTTGACTATTGGCGCAGGGGAG GTTGATCTGGTATCTCTCGAAGATACTGTACCGACAGACAAAATTGTGGTCCTCAGAGGTTGGGGACTACTGGGACCAAGGCCTGTAGGAGAGATTTTACTGCGACTGACATATAAAGCTTACGTTGAAGATGAGGAGGATGAAAGAATTGAAGCAAAATCCAAGTTTTTGGATGCTTCAGATGATGAATTATCTGATGACTTCGATGAACGAGAAACTGCTGTGTATGAGCAGCGTGGAAAAAGTGTGTCAAGTGGAACAGATAAAGAATCATTTATGGATTTATTAGCAGCATTACTTGTCAGCGAGGAATTCCAAGGGATCGTGGCATCTGAAACAGGCAATACTAAATCTGTAGATGATTTTAAAACTAGAGTGTCAACATCAAGACAACGTACTCCTGCTAGATCTGTACAGCAAACTTCTGATACTCTTCCTGAAAATTTTGGAG AATCGGCCCTATTTTGGCTAGCGATTATTACAAGTATCTCAGTTCTAATTGCTCTCAATGTCAGTGGTTCTAGCATTTTCAATCCATGA
- the LOC129870214 gene encoding autophagy-related protein 9 isoform X2 has translation MMFSGQKGANGLNIFKWRRHGESSLRTGLLDDVHPEIELSDYRRAPSPGSESPSGLLNGESVNVEPISDLDLFFERLYNYYCEKGLWCIIIKWIFELLSLAFTICFSGFFLLYVDWNGLRNAKCGMDAVESGIKPCDLANEALHLHPLKPLTLFKAIVLGYLGIFSVYWIFCFLRFFAQLKETLTIRQFYYRSLHVTDKEIQTIPWASILERVVQLQELQQLCVVKNLSIHDVVMRLMRKENYLIGMLNKGLLAFPISHWVPGAGPTISYGPNDVCSRLILTKTLEWTLNWCILQSMFDRNFCIRRDFISDPKTLKKRLMIVGVLMLLLSPFLVIFMLVYLFLRHAEQFYNHPSTASSRRWSNLSKWMFREFNEVDHLFKHRINSSAIHASDYLKQFPSPIISIVAKFISFVSGGFAAVLIIIAFLEESLLEGHIFGRNLFWYAAVFGTITAISRAAITDELLVLDPQGAMSLVVQHTHFMPKRWRGKENTEAVRIEFETLFQYTGMMLLEEMASIFLTPCLLLFVVPKVDDILRFIADFTVHVEGVGHVCSFSMFDFQNHGNSKYGSPYSSPRLQRSSQGKMEKSFLSFQTSYPSWQPDDHGKQFISTLKAFREQKLQLHEIGPAYRPSELQHWNPDFRGLSDRNNLFSWETPLNNLGAGFGSMWLIDGGQRNYPYILDWYYTSHPHNTNGDSRGIESRPLHSDNNEQLKDPWMPPHFVQSKDTVDDNWGHLFEDRAKSHLEATTSAPVLRESILHHDDSSSMAQSMRSQWWTRSRPQVADPQTSFLEPPNFNSNPRNYYDNFSDRSQDEHEHEHVYLKNSNRLANTFFMDDSVGDFNLPFDDIYRRPSGNPTRKLDPSDLV, from the exons ATGATGTTCAGTGGACAAAAAGGTGCTAATGGCCTTAACATATTCAAATGGAGAAGGCACGGCGAATCATCATTGAGAACAGGATTGCTTGATGATGTGCATCCTGAAATCGAACTGTCGGACTATCGCAGAGCACCAAGTCCAGGTAGTGAAAGCCCATCTGGGCTTCTTAATGGTGAAAGCGTGAATGTTGAACCAATTTCTGATCTGGACTTGTTCTTCGAGAGGCTCTACAACTATTATtgcgagaaaggattatggtgCATTATTATAAAGTGGATATTTGAGCTCTTGAGCCTAGCTTTCACTATATGCTTTTCTGGATTTTTTCTGTTGTACGTTGATTGGAATGGGCTCCGCAATGCCAAATGTGGAATGGATGCTGTGGAATCTGGAATTAAACCTTGTGATCTGGCCAATGAAGCTCTTCATCTGCACCCATTGAAACCTCTTACTCTCTTTAAAGCCATTGTGTTGGGTTACCTGGGGATATTTTCTGTCTACTGGATATTTTGCTTCTTAAGGTTTTTTGCACAGCTAAAAGAAACCCTGACAATCCGTCAGTTCTACTACAGAAG TCTTCATGTGACAGACAAGGAGATACAAACCATTCCGTGGGCATCCATTCTTGAAAGGGTTGTTCAGTTACAAGAATTGCAACAACTTTGTGTAGTCAAGAATCTTTCTATTCATGATGTGGTTATGCGATTAATGCGGAAGGAAAATTATTTGATAGGAATGCTTAACAAAGGGCTCCTTGCTTTTCCTATTTCTCACTGGGTACCTGGCGCTGGTCCAACTATCAGTTATGGCCCCAATGATGTGTGTAGTCGTCTAATACTGACAAAAACCCTTGAATGGACCTTAAATTGGTGCATACTGCAGAGCATGTTTGACAG AAACTTTTGTATACGGAGGGACTTCATTTCTGATCCTAAAACATTaaagaaaaggcttatgattgTTGGAGTTTTAATGCTTCTCTTATCCCCATTTCTCGTCATATTCATGCTGGTGTATCTCTTCTTGAGGCATGCTGAACAGTTCTACAACCATCCAAGTACGGCATCGTCTCGAAGATGGTCAAATCTTTCCAAGTGGATGTTTAGGGAATTCAACGAG GTTGACCATTTGTTTAAGCATCGCATCAACAGCAGTGCCATACATGCTTCTGATTATCTAAAGCAATTTCCATCGCCAATTATATCTATTGTCGCAAAGTTCATTTCTTTTGTTTCCGGTGGATTTGCTGCTGTTCTTATTATCATTGCATTTCTAGAAGAATCTCTACTGGAAGGCCAT ATATTTGGTCGCAACTTATTCTGGTATGCTGCGGTATTTGGAACTATAACAGCTATAAGCCGGGCTGCAATAACCGATGAGCTTCTTGTCCTTGACCCACAGGGAGCAATGTCACTTGTTGTCCAACATACACACTTTATGCCAAAGAGATGGCGAGGGAAAGAAAATACTGAGGCCGTACGAATTGAGTTTGAAACTTTATTCCAG TATACCGGAATGATGTTACTTGAGGAGATGGCCTCAATTTTTCTTACACCATGTCTACTGCTATTTGTTGTCCCAAAG GTCGATGATATTTTGCGCTTCATTGCGGACTTCACTGTTCATGTTGAGGGTGTTGGTCATGTGTGCAG CTTCAGCATGTTTGATTTTCAGAATCATGGCAATAGCAAATATGGATCACCATATAGTTCTCCCCGCTTGCAGAGAAGTTCTCAAGGGAAAATGGAGAAATCATTCCTGAG CTTTCAAACCAGCTATCCTTCCTGGCAACCTGATGATCATGGAAAACAGTTCATATCAACACTTAAAGCGTTTAGAGAGCAAAAGCTGCAGTTGCATGAAATAGGACCTGCATATCGACCTTCAGAGTTACAGCACTGGAATCCTGACTTTAGAGGCTTAAGCGATCGAAACAATTTGTTCTCCTGGGAAACGCCTCTCAACAACTTAGGAGCTGGATTTGGCTCAATGTGGTTAATAGATGGTGGACAGAGGAATTATCCTTACATTCTTGATTGGTATTATACCTCGCATCCTCACAATACAAATGGTGATTCAAGAGGCATTGAATCCAGGCCTCTTCATAGTGATAACAATGAACAACTTAAAGATCCTTGGATGCCACCTCATTTTGTGCAAAGCAAGGATACAGTTGACGACAACTGGGGGCACCTATTTGAGGACCGAGCAAAAAGTCATCTCGAAGCTACCACATCAGCTCCTGTTTTGAGGGAGAGCATCCTACATCATGATGATTCAAGTAGCATGGCACAATCTATGAGGAGCCAGTGGTGGACTAGAAGTCGACCACAAGTCGCAGATCCCCAGACAAGCTTCCTTGAACCTCCGAATTTCAACAGCAATCCTCGTAATTATTATGATAATTTCTCTGACAGAAGTCAAGACGAGCACGAGCATGAACATGTTTACTTGAAGAATTCTAATAGGTTGGCCAATACCTTCTTCATGGACGATTCGGTTGGAGACTTCAACCTTCCTTTTGATGATATTTACAGAAGGCCCTCAGGAAACCCCACAAGAAAGTTAGATCCTTCAGATCTTGTTTGA
- the LOC129870214 gene encoding autophagy-related protein 9 isoform X1, translating into MMFSGQKGANGLNIFKWRRHGESSLRTGLLDDVHPEIELSDYRRAPSPGSESPSGLLNGESVNVEPISDLDLFFERLYNYYCEKGLWCIIIKWIFELLSLAFTICFSGFFLLYVDWNGLRNAKCGMDAVESGIKPCDLANEALHLHPLKPLTLFKAIVLGYLGIFSVYWIFCFLRFFAQLKETLTIRQFYYRSLHVTDKEIQTIPWASILERVVQLQELQQLCVVKNLSIHDVVMRLMRKENYLIGMLNKGLLAFPISHWVPGAGPTISYGPNDVCSRLILTKTLEWTLNWCILQSMFDRNFCIRRDFISDPKTLKKRLMIVGVLMLLLSPFLVIFMLVYLFLRHAEQFYNHPSTASSRRWSNLSKWMFREFNEVDHLFKHRINSSAIHASDYLKQFPSPIISIVAKFISFVSGGFAAVLIIIAFLEESLLEGHIFGRNLFWYAAVFGTITAISRAAITDELLVLDPQGAMSLVVQHTHFMPKRWRGKENTEAVRIEFETLFQYTGMMLLEEMASIFLTPCLLLFVVPKKVDDILRFIADFTVHVEGVGHVCSFSMFDFQNHGNSKYGSPYSSPRLQRSSQGKMEKSFLSFQTSYPSWQPDDHGKQFISTLKAFREQKLQLHEIGPAYRPSELQHWNPDFRGLSDRNNLFSWETPLNNLGAGFGSMWLIDGGQRNYPYILDWYYTSHPHNTNGDSRGIESRPLHSDNNEQLKDPWMPPHFVQSKDTVDDNWGHLFEDRAKSHLEATTSAPVLRESILHHDDSSSMAQSMRSQWWTRSRPQVADPQTSFLEPPNFNSNPRNYYDNFSDRSQDEHEHEHVYLKNSNRLANTFFMDDSVGDFNLPFDDIYRRPSGNPTRKLDPSDLV; encoded by the exons ATGATGTTCAGTGGACAAAAAGGTGCTAATGGCCTTAACATATTCAAATGGAGAAGGCACGGCGAATCATCATTGAGAACAGGATTGCTTGATGATGTGCATCCTGAAATCGAACTGTCGGACTATCGCAGAGCACCAAGTCCAGGTAGTGAAAGCCCATCTGGGCTTCTTAATGGTGAAAGCGTGAATGTTGAACCAATTTCTGATCTGGACTTGTTCTTCGAGAGGCTCTACAACTATTATtgcgagaaaggattatggtgCATTATTATAAAGTGGATATTTGAGCTCTTGAGCCTAGCTTTCACTATATGCTTTTCTGGATTTTTTCTGTTGTACGTTGATTGGAATGGGCTCCGCAATGCCAAATGTGGAATGGATGCTGTGGAATCTGGAATTAAACCTTGTGATCTGGCCAATGAAGCTCTTCATCTGCACCCATTGAAACCTCTTACTCTCTTTAAAGCCATTGTGTTGGGTTACCTGGGGATATTTTCTGTCTACTGGATATTTTGCTTCTTAAGGTTTTTTGCACAGCTAAAAGAAACCCTGACAATCCGTCAGTTCTACTACAGAAG TCTTCATGTGACAGACAAGGAGATACAAACCATTCCGTGGGCATCCATTCTTGAAAGGGTTGTTCAGTTACAAGAATTGCAACAACTTTGTGTAGTCAAGAATCTTTCTATTCATGATGTGGTTATGCGATTAATGCGGAAGGAAAATTATTTGATAGGAATGCTTAACAAAGGGCTCCTTGCTTTTCCTATTTCTCACTGGGTACCTGGCGCTGGTCCAACTATCAGTTATGGCCCCAATGATGTGTGTAGTCGTCTAATACTGACAAAAACCCTTGAATGGACCTTAAATTGGTGCATACTGCAGAGCATGTTTGACAG AAACTTTTGTATACGGAGGGACTTCATTTCTGATCCTAAAACATTaaagaaaaggcttatgattgTTGGAGTTTTAATGCTTCTCTTATCCCCATTTCTCGTCATATTCATGCTGGTGTATCTCTTCTTGAGGCATGCTGAACAGTTCTACAACCATCCAAGTACGGCATCGTCTCGAAGATGGTCAAATCTTTCCAAGTGGATGTTTAGGGAATTCAACGAG GTTGACCATTTGTTTAAGCATCGCATCAACAGCAGTGCCATACATGCTTCTGATTATCTAAAGCAATTTCCATCGCCAATTATATCTATTGTCGCAAAGTTCATTTCTTTTGTTTCCGGTGGATTTGCTGCTGTTCTTATTATCATTGCATTTCTAGAAGAATCTCTACTGGAAGGCCAT ATATTTGGTCGCAACTTATTCTGGTATGCTGCGGTATTTGGAACTATAACAGCTATAAGCCGGGCTGCAATAACCGATGAGCTTCTTGTCCTTGACCCACAGGGAGCAATGTCACTTGTTGTCCAACATACACACTTTATGCCAAAGAGATGGCGAGGGAAAGAAAATACTGAGGCCGTACGAATTGAGTTTGAAACTTTATTCCAG TATACCGGAATGATGTTACTTGAGGAGATGGCCTCAATTTTTCTTACACCATGTCTACTGCTATTTGTTGTCCCAAAG AAGGTCGATGATATTTTGCGCTTCATTGCGGACTTCACTGTTCATGTTGAGGGTGTTGGTCATGTGTGCAG CTTCAGCATGTTTGATTTTCAGAATCATGGCAATAGCAAATATGGATCACCATATAGTTCTCCCCGCTTGCAGAGAAGTTCTCAAGGGAAAATGGAGAAATCATTCCTGAG CTTTCAAACCAGCTATCCTTCCTGGCAACCTGATGATCATGGAAAACAGTTCATATCAACACTTAAAGCGTTTAGAGAGCAAAAGCTGCAGTTGCATGAAATAGGACCTGCATATCGACCTTCAGAGTTACAGCACTGGAATCCTGACTTTAGAGGCTTAAGCGATCGAAACAATTTGTTCTCCTGGGAAACGCCTCTCAACAACTTAGGAGCTGGATTTGGCTCAATGTGGTTAATAGATGGTGGACAGAGGAATTATCCTTACATTCTTGATTGGTATTATACCTCGCATCCTCACAATACAAATGGTGATTCAAGAGGCATTGAATCCAGGCCTCTTCATAGTGATAACAATGAACAACTTAAAGATCCTTGGATGCCACCTCATTTTGTGCAAAGCAAGGATACAGTTGACGACAACTGGGGGCACCTATTTGAGGACCGAGCAAAAAGTCATCTCGAAGCTACCACATCAGCTCCTGTTTTGAGGGAGAGCATCCTACATCATGATGATTCAAGTAGCATGGCACAATCTATGAGGAGCCAGTGGTGGACTAGAAGTCGACCACAAGTCGCAGATCCCCAGACAAGCTTCCTTGAACCTCCGAATTTCAACAGCAATCCTCGTAATTATTATGATAATTTCTCTGACAGAAGTCAAGACGAGCACGAGCATGAACATGTTTACTTGAAGAATTCTAATAGGTTGGCCAATACCTTCTTCATGGACGATTCGGTTGGAGACTTCAACCTTCCTTTTGATGATATTTACAGAAGGCCCTCAGGAAACCCCACAAGAAAGTTAGATCCTTCAGATCTTGTTTGA